AAATAAAGATTTTATATTACGCCTTATACATAATCTGTCCCAAGTAAGAGATAGATTGGCAGAGTTCACCCGAGAGCAATCAAAGGGATCCAATGACGGACGAAGAGAAAGCAACCCCCTCTTTAATAGAAACAAAGTCACTTAACCAAGAGCCGTGAAAGATAAAATTGTCCGCCAAACGGAGTGTAAGCAACAACCCAAACATTACCATTATTTACTTCCAGCATGGTAATATTGGAAGAAGGAATCTCGACGACCCGGCCAGTTCGAGGGTCGATTTTGTATACCACATCCTTTACAAAAGCCGAGTCATAATCTGAATGGTTAAGCCATACGGCCCCATCGCCGACTGTTGCCTGCCATGCCGCTCCTCCCAGCCTGGTCGGCTCGCCTAGAACTTTATTGGATGAAGGGTCTATTTTCAACAACTCGCTTCTCCATCCGTTAACACCGGCATACCTGACTACCCATACAAGCCCCTCACCCACGGCCACTCCCGCTGCATCTTTACCCACCGTGATAGTGGCCGTAACTCGGTTTGTACCGGGGTCAATCTTGGAAACAGTGCCATCCAGTTTATTGGTTACCCAAATACTTCCCTCACCTACCGCTATCGCCGTCGGAACTTTTCCCACCGGAATTGTAGCCGCTATCTTATTGCTTGTTGGTTCTATACGAGTAATAGTGCCTTTATAAGGGTTAGCAACCCACACCGCACTTTCGCCGACGGCTATAGCTCCACATTTCCGGCCAACGGAAATTATGGCTGCAATCTGATTTGTCTTTGGGTCAATCCTGAGAACCTGGTTCTTGTTGCTACCGGAAACCCATACCGCGCCCTCTCCTACCGATATCTTTGCTAGGGGCGAATCAGTCATTATGCTTGCGATAACCTCTCCCGTTTGTAAATTTACCCTTTGCACGCTGTTCTCGTAACTAAAAGGAATGAATCTATGCTTAGGGACACTCTCGGTGAACCAAACATCCCCATCACTAAACGCAACTCCGCCAACATCTCCCTTAAACCTGATGGAAGGCTCGGCTTTAGGCGCCCACTCAACAACATTCACCGGAACGGTGGTGCAACCGGGGACGGTAAGGATATTCAGGAGAATAAAGATTATCGAGATTTGGTTTAATTTCATACAAGCGAAATTTAAATTAATCTGAAGAAAAATACAACTCTTGTTCTTACACTCTTATTAAAAGAACTAGACGCAAGCGACCAGTCTGTCATTCCCGCAAAAGCGGGAATCCATTTCTTTTTTCTTGTTTTGTATGCTTTTGTTAATCATGCAAATATTTGTCTTAAATTCAGCAGTTTTGTAGAATGATTTGCCCTCTAACTCGTGCAAGGAATCAGTACCTAAACAAACTGACTCCCATGTCATTGCGAGGAGCAAACCGACGAAGCAATCTAAAACTAGAGATTGCTTCGCTTCGTTCGCAATGACATAATACAAGAGTCATTACCGCAAGAGATATGATGAATAAAGACAAGAAATTCTATCTAAGGAGTGTGAGGTAAGA
The Thermodesulfobacteriota bacterium DNA segment above includes these coding regions:
- a CDS encoding YncE family protein, with product MKLNQISIIFILLNILTVPGCTTVPVNVVEWAPKAEPSIRFKGDVGGVAFSDGDVWFTESVPKHRFIPFSYENSVQRVNLQTGEVIASIMTDSPLAKISVGEGAVWVSGSNKNQVLRIDPKTNQIAAIISVGRKCGAIAVGESAVWVANPYKGTITRIEPTSNKIAATIPVGKVPTAIAVGEGSIWVTNKLDGTVSKIDPGTNRVTATITVGKDAAGVAVGEGLVWVVRYAGVNGWRSELLKIDPSSNKVLGEPTRLGGAAWQATVGDGAVWLNHSDYDSAFVKDVVYKIDPRTGRVVEIPSSNITMLEVNNGNVWVVAYTPFGGQFYLSRLLVK